The nucleotide window ttacctaacatagaaattcataaaaaagcatgttgcctacattacaccatttttatgaatgtaaataacagtgcacTGCAGTTAGGGTTTGGGGTCTTGTGGTTAACAGTTCGAGAACtgatttccaattttagaaatAACCTCATGTTTGGGGatcatttttggaaatttcttgCTATTAAATAATAGTAACTTGGAATAGTATTACAAGGACTTCCTCCCAGTGTTGAGATTTTGCTGTACCAGTTtcacgaaattttttataacttttgaatATTGATCACAGatagttttttgcttaaatccagttataaattttggttttcaaaatttttgtaaatcttgACTGTAGCCATTTTTTCTAACTATTTTGAAAAGTAACTatgagaaaaaattacaaaaagaaattatcaaaataaaataaatatgtctgcttttacacagggcaatttttcttgcgcaagtctagagtttataggagagagaggcaagaagaaagaagaggggtacacacttgcttgtactggcaagtctcttcaaatttcttttgttttctcattttcaatatggcgtctattaggttttgatatacaaaattgctcacagacttgctgtgtgtaaacagacgagcaagtttaaaagggaatcgacgagacttgcttcaagtaaacttgccctgtgtaaaagcagactattGAAAAAACTGTGAATGTTTTCGTTTTGGTTTTAGTCGTCATGcagaagttttttttccaatgcTGAGAAGTATAACCCCATTCTATAAAtgaattttggttaaaaattataaaatttgctaGATAGTCTGACCAAAACCCACCGTCAGTTTCCGATATGGccataataaatacaaattctcTCCAATCCAAACAGGCCAAtaagtgattttaatttaaaagtcgAAACTGAGTGGTCTACTAAGTAGTTACAAAATCAATTTCCTAAAAGTCTAAATCATCCTCAATATTATTTGCATTCGCTGCATTTTAATTGATCCAGTACCCAGTCAAATTATTTGGAAGTAGTAATTCAAAGTCAATGTAATTTTTAGAACTTCTTAAGCATTCTTTCATTCTAAATGCCTTtctaaattcaaacaaattcacataataatgttatttttttaaattttaatcataataaggcatttattaaaatcgatgaaattttttcaaatgtattgcattaagttttctttggTATCGATATCAGAAAATGTTTacattgggtgtatgacttaaaaatgccgggatttttaaaaatgtatagcttttattttgtaacatttgtacaatataaatttattcaaagtattggcgattgttatatatcgatggcttaatatagaaacttttggttactttacaggagagggaaaaactcaataataccagaaagtgaaaaaaaacaacaacaaaatcgtCTTTATAGGTCTCTCagcatcaattcgtatggtaaccaataTCCCTGctattggatgaatcctgctgtttgCAAACGTTaccaacaaaaatatgaatgaagaataatatttttaaacaatttgttcaTTTATTTCAGCAACAGATAAATGTATATTACatgtacatttaaaattaaatgtacacaatattattattaaaaaatatatttttatataaaaatcttatttacatatttatatatagattttttttcaacttgagttgagaaaatttatattcacatctataacaaaaaaccaaaaaaaaaatacttaaattaactTGTACTGAATTTCTATACATTAGTaaattaaagataatataccaaattatatatgtatatgtacataaattttacatttaatttatatgtattaacaaaaatgaattgtaaataaacttatttgaatttaaatgtatgtaacaaaaaatttagtttattggACCAAAACGAAGTATTAGCACGTCAAGACTTATCGTCCGTATCGCTGGATTCGTAGCGTTTTGACATCAAATCCGATTTAGTAGAAACTAAAATATTATTACATATAGCCTTATTGCGAAGATTAATATCCTCAGTGAGTAATAGTAAATTTCGTACATGTTCTTTGGCTTGCAGGCAGCAGTTTATGATGCTGTCATCTGCTGAATTGATATCCACCAAACGTTGACGTTCATCTAAAGCAGATTGAGCTAAATGTATgagtagaaatattaatattaaataactattttccaaataagaatattttcagGCAACTTGCCTTGCAAATGAGAAGAGTCATTTtcaaatttagaatttaaatatttaatagcgCGAACAGCACGAGTTTTAACACCTTCCTGTAAACCCGAACGCATTTTCAGTCTATCCAATTCTTGCAGCACCGCATAAGGTACATACAACATACTGCCTTTGGTATCTGCGATTTATATTCATTATTAAGCGAAGTTCAATGGCAGAGTGTTTGTTTTACTTACCACATAGTTTCATTTTCGTTAAATCTTCCAGAAAGGACATGTCTCTTAATAGGACATTTGTGTCCACTATGAAATAGTAGTAAtctttttgccattttttattattatctttaaatttttccGCCGAAAAACGCAAAAGATTTTCATTGACTGTATCATAAATATCACCcattgtttcatttttatttccatCGATTGTTTTAAGTAGAagtttattcgatttttctatcACGAAAGATGAGGACTCACTACTCGTTATCTGAAAGTCACACAcaacatacaaaatttttattaaataaattgacgatagaataatatataaatatgtacctCGATTGTCTCTTCATCCTTTACAATGGGTTGCCAATCCATAGCTTCGACTTctatacaaacaataaaaacaatgtaGAAAATTACATGAAATAGCATAAATACGATTTAAGTTTACCATCGTTAATTGTATTGTTGGCAGTTTGGTATAAAGAGGAATTATTGTGACCAGTTTGGTGATTGTCTTCTAACTGTGGTAATGttgtattgttattattattattcatctCTGTAGAGGATTTAGTAGTTTGATGTAATGTATCTGGATCATTTGTAGATTTACATGGTTGTTGTTGTGAAAGCAACGACTGTTTCAATCGATCCAAACGAGAATTCGctgaaaacaaaattacaaattatatacatacatatatacatatattgaacaGGGTTTCAAGATTTTATGCGTCTTAAAAATCCCcaataacatttattaataaattttgttatttctatattattatatatatattattatatatatattattatatatatattattatactATATTATTAtactatattattttttcaactaATAGAAGTTtcatttgtaaattattatacTGAATAATACCGTTTCATATAAAATCTGTAcaaggagagacaaaaaaaattaattaaaatgattttctttctttaatagtcgttatttttaaaaatagaaagctaCAAATTTGTGAAGACGTGTTGTTGATGTagcagcataaacaattttacaataatcaaTCTGGGTGCTTTGcttgttcaagtccaagaaattgtgctaattcaacaggatgagtccataaatccatagGACTTAGTAAAGTAGGGTTTTCtgaacagttaaatatgtgCAGGGTGCCATGCGGACCCTGACCACAACGATGCGCTGTACCAATAtccattaaaaactaaattttgaattttttggtgtTACGCGCTTTTACATTTCAGGTGACAATTTATTATCAGTTTGTATTAATATCACAAATATGTAGATGGTTTTAATTTGAGAGTGCAGCCAATTCTAGCATGCTTTACtcatattatttaatttgacgATTTTAGAGGTCCAAGATGAcactgtttaaatatttttttctaatatttgaaataaagttttttaatttaagaaataattttcctTATAATTGTGGAGCTTGAGgtcacttttttataaatatttgtattttttttatttatctttgtGTAGCATCTTCCTGAAGATGCTCGAAAAATTAGACTATAATTTAAGGAATATATTAAAGATACTGAgggtattcatttaaaaaaaatggaaaattacactctgatttttttacattttaaaaaacaaacacaagaaaaaaaattcaaaaaaaagttgtatttttttgtggaattttgttcatgtttttgttgtgtaaaagtgtaaaaaaagaGTGTAATccaattccattttttttaaatgaataacctTAATGTATAGTTATGTTTTAACCTAATGTTAtattgacagttttcatacaaaaattatttttacagacAGTATAACTTGATTTAAAGTCATgtcgttttttttgtttttcttttaaaacccctACGAAAATCCCCGTTTGCCTTTTTTTGGCATATAATCGTATCAACAACCAATTAGAAAAGAGCTCAAAGcagaatatcaaaaaaagtgttgaaaaacagaaaacttGCCTTTTGTTTAGATGTCACAATTTgttagtacaaaaaataaaacatgatttttagtCATGACTTAAAGTCATAATGTAAATGCCCCCTAAAAGTTAACATATAACCAGGCATGGGGGTtggagttttaaatattttcctttacaTACATACAAGCTGAGGAGTATTTTAGTGTGCTGTTAgacattaaaaacatattttgatgtTTTGAATAGAGGATCTGTCTCATACGATCACTATATTCCAACATATTAACTTACCAGATCCTCGTGGATACGtaggaatatttaaattttttggagtaCCAAGTTCCGACTGATTTAATTtccttttcatatttttagtttttacattttcttcaGTAAGCTTGTTGATGGACTCCTGGACTGCTGATGAAGATAAAcgttttttattatcatttgatTTTCTAGCTGGTTTGAACTGAGTTGTATTTATTAAACTAGATGATTTATTGTCTGCTACACTCGATTTTTCATCAATTGTTTTCTTTGACATGTTGAAAGGcattttacaaatttctttaatcttttTTACAATACCAGTTCGTATATTGCTTAGGGTGGAGCTACTATCTTCGTCCATGTTTTGTAAATTC belongs to Calliphora vicina chromosome 4, idCalVici1.1, whole genome shotgun sequence and includes:
- the Swt1 gene encoding transcriptional protein SWT1, whose translation is MENKDKKKKDDWIRLASKSRPGRFYMFNKATGETQWLPLNEVGESEKQVSPPKLSINKSSKTPAQDRLKRLQHNLKTSKTREHTTRTTRHSKDLETKSKDQENQLKDQPSTSSSTKVTDKSPKKATKRPQSSSFPKEVEISVKSVKASSTLESVKKIRLSDSSTTSGKMATAETVTAANEPSKSLVTNNNPENLQNMDEDSSSTLSNIRTGIVKKIKEICKMPFNMSKKTIDEKSSVADNKSSSLINTTQFKPARKSNDNKKRLSSSAVQESINKLTEENVKTKNMKRKLNQSELGTPKNLNIPTYPRGSANSRLDRLKQSLLSQQQPCKSTNDPDTLHQTTKSSTEMNNNNNNTTLPQLEDNHQTGHNNSSLYQTANNTINDEVEAMDWQPIVKDEETIEITSSESSSFVIEKSNKLLLKTIDGNKNETMGDIYDTVNENLLRFSAEKFKDNNKKWQKDYYYFIVDTNVLLRDMSFLEDLTKMKLCDTKGSMLYVPYAVLQELDRLKMRSGLQEGVKTRAVRAIKYLNSKFENDSSHLQAQSALDERQRLVDINSADDSIINCCLQAKEHVRNLLLLTEDINLRNKAICNNILVSTKSDLMSKRYESSDTDDKS